A genomic region of Irregularibacter muris contains the following coding sequences:
- a CDS encoding penicillin-binding transpeptidase domain-containing protein, with the protein MSALQLRLKRRLIFSLLTLVILFMVLVGRLTYLQIFASVDLMEKKLDQLVATIPITAARGDIYDKNMEILAKDATSTSIYARPKDIKDVQEVANVLSEVLELDQENIYKKLKDDTQSIVLIQRKVDNDKAQQIRKQNLRGLEFAEDKKRYYKNGHFAPYVLGFTGVDHQGLYGIERQYDDALKGQDGTLTYQRDARGRKIATGTETRVDPISGNSIQLSLDSTIQHFSERAAEKAMYENDAKRVTILVMEPKTGDILGMATKPDYDLNNPREIPDILNTKLYHDFTEKSDDDSERKEKDLGQKQQEMWKNPAVAFNYEPGSTFKIITSSAGLEEGVVTPESSFYDKGFIVVGDRKLKCWRYPRAHGAQTFKEAVQNSCNPAFVEVALELGADRFYKHIYGFGFGEKTGIDLEGEEAGIVPANHDVSDVSLATRSYGQGITVTPIQLISAVSAVANDGVLMKPRIVRSLLESDSNKVIHEYKPEEVRQVISKETSRTLLDILETVVSEGTGSKAQVPGYAVGGKTGTANKVIDGKYGDGKYVASFVGIAPTTDPKVTVLVIIDEPGPYNHYGGQIAAPVAGEVMGEVLKYLDIPPNYEEEIDQVEKVTIPEVRNMTMDEAAQILSTKKLSFITDGIKGEDIIIDQSPLPGVEVDVNTKIQLKIKHAQGNSTEDSKKIMVPNVIDKSIQQAHEILKENDLNIQIVGSGISVKQNPSPGEYVEKGSHITVEFKPVE; encoded by the coding sequence ACTGCGACTTAAAAGAAGATTAATTTTTAGTTTGCTTACTTTGGTAATTCTATTTATGGTGCTCGTAGGAAGATTAACTTATCTACAAATTTTCGCCTCTGTAGACTTAATGGAAAAGAAGCTAGATCAGTTGGTGGCTACTATACCCATTACGGCTGCTAGAGGCGATATTTATGATAAAAACATGGAAATCTTGGCAAAGGATGCAACCAGTACCAGCATATATGCCAGACCTAAAGATATAAAAGATGTTCAAGAAGTAGCAAACGTCTTATCAGAAGTATTAGAGTTAGATCAAGAAAATATTTATAAAAAATTGAAAGATGATACCCAGAGTATTGTACTCATTCAAAGAAAAGTCGATAATGACAAAGCACAACAGATTAGAAAACAAAACTTAAGAGGACTGGAGTTTGCGGAAGATAAGAAAAGATACTATAAAAATGGTCACTTTGCTCCCTATGTACTAGGTTTTACAGGCGTGGATCATCAAGGACTTTATGGTATTGAACGACAATATGATGATGCATTGAAGGGGCAAGATGGTACATTAACATATCAAAGAGATGCAAGGGGAAGAAAAATTGCAACAGGCACAGAAACACGTGTTGATCCAATCTCTGGTAATAGCATACAATTGAGTTTAGACTCTACTATACAACATTTTTCAGAAAGAGCTGCTGAAAAGGCTATGTATGAAAATGATGCTAAACGAGTAACAATATTAGTAATGGAACCTAAAACAGGAGATATTCTTGGGATGGCTACTAAGCCAGACTATGATCTAAATAATCCACGGGAAATTCCAGATATTTTAAATACCAAATTATATCATGATTTTACTGAAAAGAGTGATGATGATTCAGAAAGAAAAGAAAAAGATTTAGGACAAAAACAACAAGAAATGTGGAAAAATCCAGCGGTTGCATTTAATTATGAACCGGGTTCAACGTTTAAGATTATTACCTCCTCTGCAGGGTTAGAAGAAGGGGTAGTTACACCAGAGTCATCCTTCTATGATAAGGGCTTTATCGTTGTTGGAGATAGAAAACTTAAGTGCTGGAGGTATCCAAGGGCCCATGGGGCTCAAACCTTTAAAGAAGCTGTACAAAACTCATGTAACCCTGCCTTTGTAGAGGTCGCTTTAGAATTGGGGGCAGATCGCTTTTATAAACATATCTATGGATTCGGCTTTGGTGAAAAAACAGGTATAGATCTAGAAGGGGAAGAAGCAGGAATTGTGCCTGCAAACCATGATGTTAGTGATGTATCCCTTGCAACAAGATCCTATGGCCAGGGAATTACAGTAACGCCCATTCAATTAATTTCTGCTGTCTCGGCTGTGGCTAATGATGGGGTATTAATGAAACCACGGATAGTGAGAAGTCTACTTGAATCGGATAGCAATAAAGTGATCCATGAGTATAAACCAGAGGAAGTGAGACAAGTAATTTCAAAGGAAACGTCACGAACTCTTTTGGATATACTTGAAACAGTTGTTAGCGAAGGTACTGGGTCTAAAGCTCAAGTGCCAGGTTATGCAGTAGGAGGGAAAACAGGAACGGCAAACAAAGTAATTGATGGTAAATATGGTGATGGAAAATATGTAGCCTCTTTTGTTGGCATAGCCCCTACAACTGATCCAAAAGTAACTGTTTTAGTAATTATTGATGAGCCTGGTCCATACAATCACTATGGGGGTCAAATTGCAGCTCCTGTAGCCGGCGAAGTGATGGGAGAAGTTTTGAAATATTTGGATATTCCTCCAAACTATGAAGAAGAAATAGACCAGGTAGAAAAGGTGACTATTCCAGAGGTACGAAATATGACCATGGATGAAGCCGCACAAATATTGTCAACCAAAAAATTATCTTTCATCACAGATGGTATAAAGGGAGAGGATATCATTATTGATCAAAGTCCTTTACCAGGTGTTGAAGTAGATGTGAATACAAAAATACAATTGAAAATAAAGCACGCCCAAGGAAACTCCACAGAAGATAGCAAAAAAATTATGGTGCCAAATGTGATTGATAAATCCATTCAGCAGGCCCATGAGATTTTAAAAGAGAATGACCTAAATATCCAGATAGTGGGAAGTGGAATTTCGGTAAAACAAAATCCTTCACCGGGAGAATATGTTGAAAAAGGATCTCACATAACAGTAGAATTTAAACCAGTAGAATAA
- a CDS encoding UDP-N-acetylmuramoyl-L-alanyl-D-glutamate--2,6-diaminopimelate ligase, whose protein sequence is MNLKKLIQGLDIVSCEGETNREITSIHYDSRKCQKNSMFIAINGFNTDGHEYISEAIENGATTILYKNEVNKKQSHITYIKVKNSRLAMATLSNRFYDYPSKKMKLIGITGTNGKTTISFLLGEIFKQWGVKLGIIGTLGNYLGETLYKGTHTTPESVDLQQILHQINEEHIPYTVMEVSSHSLELNRVEDTNFDIGIFTNLSQDHLDFHKNFQNYFQAKAKLFHMTDKANIINGDDIYGEKLISLSKGREIPVYSYGIKNNCDFVAKNIKIDNKGAFFTVNIENNSEGFYINIPGIFSIYNALAAIVLAYTEGIPLEITRKALSNLPGVPGRFEMLDTNTPYGIIIDYAHTPAGLENILKTIREFSKGNVIVVFGCGGDRDKGKRPIMGEVAGLYADFMIITSDNPRNEEPLSIIKDIVPGIKKTGKPYKIIEDRKSAIKSALAIGKKDDIILIAGKGHERYQIIQNEIIPFDEKKIINQLLGEGEVDAKDD, encoded by the coding sequence TTGAACTTAAAAAAATTAATCCAAGGACTTGATATTGTATCCTGTGAAGGAGAAACCAATAGGGAAATAACGAGTATACACTATGATTCTAGAAAATGTCAAAAGAATAGCATGTTTATTGCTATAAATGGTTTTAACACAGATGGACATGAATATATATCAGAGGCAATAGAAAATGGTGCGACTACAATTTTATATAAAAATGAAGTGAATAAAAAGCAATCCCATATCACCTATATAAAAGTAAAAAACAGCCGTTTAGCCATGGCTACTTTATCCAATAGATTTTATGATTATCCCTCTAAAAAAATGAAGTTAATCGGTATAACAGGTACAAATGGCAAAACTACTATTTCTTTCTTATTGGGGGAAATTTTCAAACAATGGGGCGTAAAACTGGGGATAATCGGCACTTTAGGAAACTATCTAGGAGAAACTCTATATAAAGGAACCCATACAACTCCTGAATCCGTTGATTTACAACAAATTTTACATCAAATTAATGAAGAACATATTCCCTATACAGTTATGGAAGTATCTTCCCACTCTTTGGAGTTAAATAGAGTGGAAGACACAAATTTTGATATTGGAATCTTTACAAATTTATCTCAGGATCATTTAGATTTTCATAAAAATTTTCAAAACTATTTTCAAGCCAAGGCAAAACTTTTTCACATGACCGATAAAGCGAATATTATTAACGGAGATGATATATACGGGGAAAAATTAATCAGTCTTTCCAAGGGGAGAGAAATTCCCGTATATAGTTATGGTATTAAAAATAATTGTGATTTTGTGGCTAAAAATATTAAAATAGATAATAAGGGTGCCTTTTTTACTGTAAATATTGAAAATAATAGTGAAGGCTTTTACATAAATATTCCTGGCATTTTTAGTATCTACAATGCTTTAGCAGCAATTGTACTGGCTTATACAGAGGGAATACCCCTAGAAATAACAAGAAAGGCCTTGTCTAATTTACCTGGGGTACCAGGACGATTTGAAATGTTAGATACAAATACCCCTTATGGTATTATTATTGACTATGCGCATACTCCCGCCGGATTAGAGAATATTTTAAAAACCATAAGAGAATTTTCTAAGGGCAATGTAATTGTAGTCTTTGGATGTGGGGGAGATCGGGATAAAGGAAAGAGACCCATTATGGGAGAGGTTGCAGGTCTTTATGCTGACTTTATGATCATTACATCGGATAATCCAAGAAATGAGGAACCTTTATCCATTATAAAGGATATTGTTCCTGGAATTAAAAAAACTGGAAAACCTTATAAAATAATTGAAGATAGGAAAAGTGCTATTAAAAGTGCACTTGCTATAGGGAAAAAAGATGATATTATATTAATTGCAGGTAAAGGTCATGAAAGATATCAAATTATTCAAAATGAGATAATTCCTTTTGATGAAAAAAAAATAATTAACCAATTATTAGGTGAGGGTGAAGTAGATGCAAAAGATGACTAA